From a single Carassius gibelio isolate Cgi1373 ecotype wild population from Czech Republic chromosome A18, carGib1.2-hapl.c, whole genome shotgun sequence genomic region:
- the LOC127934277 gene encoding fanconi-associated nuclease 1 has translation MKSQTRRGSSSNSGSARRLSVAKKKSQTCSAIKERTSNGGGVASITSFFRNTPPCKLACPLCGKLVPRYKINEHIDSQCQKFLGEDLEDAPAVSEKITNTPSNGAVTRNDGKEKSPGEKDADTSLYFKKSCVMMQDSSETNLQANPVKTVGLGSLSSKLSRRALRLSGESEMDHPHVSGKQESHDAELSSSQKENCMDSLIFESKSGGMDTDNTFPTEPVASNQPQVKSIEKSVTVLAESSSSADIQSVKSASASRARKRKSEELPKKDTNATETSVKHKKSRYKAENRHETNVKSAQTEASADVVPLSESQIKRKTTTKDTERMPYTTPANESEALAVEKPSEGSEHQHTRQPYYLQNFRTVLEAVLENEDDRMLFNEDDFSTIHTFQQLSVPGQMLYVRLFQRKLKWLQVSKLEYTEISSDLRTVIQELVSCGFLQTESELHDVQEVLDLLPAPELRNLAKTFHLGRGGNGTQKQQLVEGLLQLGKQRSLFVSQNNTAAVILKRAKQAAGSCVRLCRISRAVFSRVLLLFSLTDTLEEEEMGAGGQGQLYTILLVNSGRLAFPEYTVHRSARLFEDRDDLIRYETAMHTLQEVIAAMQTGSWEDAFVLYTTAKDTWQEIKDCCDLSHQEQLPVFLRCFTVGWTYTRILSRGVELLQRLRRYEESVEELRILLSQQVYCVNSRGRWWDRLALNLQQHLKRHEQAICAIRDGLNDPVVRTGHKLSLHQRASRMKESASLKKYHLLLQDLPTVHVQDVTHVTIRGQLFPREGGMGKSVFLRAANEDEGSTEGRGTMVMCSVEELALEHYRTLGFDQGIHGEGSTFSSLFGLLMWDIIFIDGVPDVFRNPYQTCPLDLHTDCFYGNRREAIEARAEMLREASAETLQELLADVWNAQEGRVCALINWERFSSLQQAQSLVACLGGHFLSGVVLRMAKDYRHCRGGLPDLVVWSTYNKKVKLVEVKGPNDRLSQKQQIWLDELHKLGADVEVCHVTATGARGARRE, from the exons ATGAAATCTCAGACGAGGAGAGGCAGCTCATCAAATAGTGGCAGTGCCAGGAGACTCTCAGTGGCAAAGAAAAAAAGCCAGACGTGCAGTGCAATCAAAGAGAGAACGAGCAATGGAGGTGGGGTTGCATCCATAACTTCATTTTTCCGGAATACACCACCGTGTAAACTGGCATGCCCTCTGTGTGGCAAACTTGTACCTCGATACAAGATTAATGAACATATAGACTCTCAGTGTCAGAAGTTTCTTGGTGAGGATCTTGAAGATGCACCAGCTGTCAGTGAGAAAATAACCAACACACCCTCTAATGGTGCAGTAACTCGAAATGATGGGAAAGAGAAAAGCCCAGGAGAGAAAGATGCCGATACGAGTCTGTATTTTAAAAAGAGCTGTGTTATGATGCAAGATTCATCTGAAACAAATTTACAAGCGAACCCGGTTAAAACAGTTGGTCTTGGAAGTTTGTCTTCTAAACTGTCTAGAAGAGCACTTAGACTTTCAGGAGAATCTGAGATGGATCATCCTCATGTCTCTGGAAAACAAGAGAGCCATGATGCAGAACTGAGCAGCTCACAGAAGGAAAATTGCATGGATAGTTTAATTTTTGAATCTAAATCCGGTGGCATGGATACAGATAACACGTTCCCAACAGAGCCAGTGGCTTCAAACCAACCTCAAGTGAAAAGCATTGAGAAATCTGTGACAGTACTGGCAGAATCGAGCAGCAGCGCTGACATTCAGTCAGTGAAATCCGCATCGGCCTCAAGGGCACGAAAGCGGAAATCAGAGGAGTTGCCTAAAAAGGATACAAACGCTACAGAAACCTCCGTCAAGCATAAGAAAAGTAGATATAAAGCTGAAAACAGACATGAAACGAATGTCAAGTCAGCTCAAACTGAGGCTTCGGCTGATGTTGTTCCATTATCAGAGAGTCAAATCAAAAGGAAGACCACAACCAAGGACACTGAGAGGATGCCCTATACAACACCAGCCAATGAGAGTGAAGCCCTAGCCGTAGAGAAACCCAGCGAGGGATCGGAGCATCAGCACACCAGGCAGCCGTATTACTTACAGAACTTTCGGACGGTCCTTGAGGCGGTGTTGGAGAACGAGGATGATAGGATGCTCTTCAATGAAGATGACTTCTCAACTATTCACACTTTTCAGCAGCTCTCAG TGCCTGGTCAGATGCTTTATGTCCGTCTATTTCAAAGAAAGCTGAAGTGGCTTCAGGTCAGTAAGCTGGAATACACCGAGATCAGCTCGGACCTCAGGACTGTCATTCAGGAGCTGGTCTCATGTGGCTTTTTACAAACAG AATCTGAGCTTCATGACGTCCAAGAAGTTTTGGATCTGTTGCCTGCACCGGAGCTCAGGAACCTGGCCAAAACCTTTCATCTCGGCCGCGGAGGGAATGGGACTCAGAAGCAGCAGTTGGTAGAGGGGCTACTCCAGCTGGGGAAACAGCGATCACTCTTTGTCAGTCAAAACAACACGGCTGCAGTCATTCTCAAGAG GGCCAAGCAGGCTGCAGGTTCCTGTGTGCGTCTGTGCCGTATATCACGTGCCGTGTTCTCCCGTGTCCTGCTCCTGTTCTCCCTCACAGACACtttggaggaggaggagatggGCGCTGGAGGTCAGGGGCAGCTCTACACCATTCTGCTTGTCAATTCTGGCCGTCTAGCTTTCCCAGAGTATACAGTACATCGCTCAGCCAGACTGTTTGAGGACAGGGATGACCTCATCAG GTATGAAACGGCGATGCATACGCTGCAGGAAGTTATTGCTGCAATGCAGACAGGCAGCTGGGAGGACGCCTTTGTCCTCTATACTACAGCAAAGGACACCTGGCAGGAGATTAAAGACTGCTGTGACCTaag TCATCAAGAACAACTGCCTGTTTTTCTGCGGTGTTTCACTGTGGGCTGGACCTACACTCGGATACTGTCTCGAGGAGTCGAGCTTTTACAAAGACTTCGCCGCTATGAG GAGTCTGTGGAGGAGCTGAGGATTCTTCTGTCCCAGCAAGTGTATTGTGTAAACAGTAGGGGACGCTGGTGGGACAGACTGGCTCTCAATCTCCAGCAACACCTAAAACGACATGAGCAG GCCATCTGTGCTATCCGGGATGGACTGAATGATCCTGTGGTCCGAACAGGCCACAAATTATCACTTCACCAGCGTGCATCCCGAATGAAAGAATCTGCTAGCTTGAAGAAGTACCATCTGCTGCTCCAAGATCTGCCCACTGTGCATGTACAGGATGTCACTCAT GTGACAATTCGTGGCCAGCTCTTTCCTCGTGAGGGTGGTATGGGTAAATCAGTGTTCCTCAGAGCGGCCAATGAGGATGAAGGCTCCACAGAGGGACGAGGGACTATGGTCATGTGTTCTGTTGAGGAACTGGCTCTGGAGCACTACAGAACGCTTGGTTTTGATCAAG GTATTCATGGAGAAGGCTCTACATTTTCTAGCCTTTTTGGACTCCTCATGTGGGACATCATCTTTATCGATGGGGTTCCTGATGTCTTCCGAAACCCCTACCAG ACTTGTCCTTTGGACTTGCACACTGATTGTTTCTATGGTAACCGGCGGGAAGCCATCGAGGCGCGTGCTGAGATGTTACGCGAGGCATCTGCCGAGACGCTGCAGGAGCTGCTCGCTGATGTGTGGAACGCACAGGAGGGGCGAGTGTGTGCGCTGATAAACTGGGAGCGTTTCTCCTCCCTTCAACAGGCACAG AGTCTAGTTGCATGTCTGGGTGGCCACTTCCTGAGCGGTGTGGTCCTCAGAATGGCAAAGGACTACAGGCATTGCAGAGGAGGTCTTCCAGATCTGGTAGTCTGGAGCACGTACAACAAGAAGGTCAAG TTGGTGGAAGTTAAGGGTCCTAATGACCGTCTGTCCCAGAAGCAACAGATCTGGCTGGATGAGCTGCATAAGCTTGGGGCCGATGTAGAAGTTTGTCATGTCACTGCCACTGGAGCACGAGGGGCTCGACGGGAATGA
- the LOC127934280 gene encoding serine/threonine-protein kinase H1 homolog, translated as MGCRTSKVLPEPPADVQLDLVKKVEPHQTDVYKNFIKSDGGGAKTGSPSPQGQSQAAAKVSQSPPPANSQTEPADPHRKKVAKYRAKFDPRVTAKYDIKALIGRGSFSRVVRVEHRSTRQPYAIKMIETRYREGREVCESELCVLRRVRHTNIIQLMEVFETAERVYMVMELATGGELFDRIIARGSFTERDATRVLQMVLDGVKYLHTLGITHRDLKPENLLYYHPGADSKIMITDFGLASTRKKGDECLMKTTCGTPEYIAPEILVRKPYTNAVDMWALGVISYILLSGTMPFEDDNRMRLYRQILKGKYSFSGEPWPSVSNLAKDFIDRVLTVDHTERLTAGQALKHPWIVSMAASSSMKNLQRSISQNLLKRASSRCHSTKSAQSTRSSRSTKSSKARRVREKELRELNRRYQQQCSS; from the exons ATGGGGTGCAGGACGAGCAAAGTCCTCCCAGAGCCACCCGCTGATGTCCAACTTGACTTAGTCAAAAAAGTAGAGCCACATCAGACTGATGTCTATAAAAACTTCATTAAAAGTGATGGCGGCGGGGCGAAAACAGGCTCGCCATCCCCTCAGGGTCAAAGCCAGGCTGCTGCGAAGGTGAGCCAGTCCCCTCCTCCAGCTAACAGTCAGACGGAGCCTGCTGACCCACACCGGAAAAAGGTAGCCAAATACAGGGCCAAATTTGACCCTCGAGTGACTGCTAAGTATGATATCAAAGCTTTGATAGGCCGGGGCAGTTTCAGTCGGGTGGTACGAGTGGAACACAGAAGCACACGGCAGCCATACGCCATCAAGATGATTGAGACTCGCTACCGTGAGGGCAGAGAAGTATGTGAATCTGAACTTTGCGTCTTGCGACGGGTGCGCCACACCAACATCATTCAACTGATGGAGGTGTTTGAGACGGCGGAGCGGGTCTACATGGTGATGGAGCTGGCCACCGGCGGAGAACTGTTCGATCGCATCATCGCCCGCGGCTCTTTCACAGAAAGGGACGCCACACGAGTACTGCAGATGGTTCTCGATGGGGTGAAGTACCTCCATACGTTGGGCATCACGCACAGGGACCTAAAGCCTGAAAACTTGCTTTATTACCATCCTGGTGCTGATTCCAAGATTATGATCACAGACTTTGGCTTGGCCAGCACACGGAAGAAAGGAGACGAATGCCTGATGAAGACTACCTGTGGAACACCTGAGTACATCGCTCCTGAGATACTCGTGCGAAAGCCGTACACTAATGCAGTAGACATGTGGGCACTGGGAGTCATCTCCTACATACTGCTCAGTGGCACCATGCCTTTTGAGGATGACAATCGCATGCGCCTGTACCGACAGATCCTCAAAGGGAAATACAGCTTCTCCGGGGAG CCATGGCCAAGTGTTTCCAATCTTGCGAAGGACTTCATTGACCGTGTCCTCACAGTGGATCACACTGAGCGTCTGACTGCAGGCCAGGCACTTAAACATCCTTGGATTGTCAGCATGGCTGCTTCCTCCTCCATGAAGAACCTGCAGCGGTCCATTTCCCAGAACCTCCTGAAGAGAGCATCATCACGCTGCcacagcaccaaatcagcacagtCCACTCGCTCCAGCCGCTCCACGAAGTCCAGCAAGGCACGACGTGTTCGTGAGAAGGAGCTGCGGGAACTTAATCGCCGTTACCAGCAGCAGTGCAGCAGTTGA